The genomic stretch AGGAGCGGCTGCCCTTTGCCCACTTCGTGCGGGTGCACCGCTCCTACATGGTCAATACCCGCTACATCACCTCGGTTGAGGATAACCACCTGCAGCTGCCCGGCGGCCACGAGGTGCCGGTAGCCAAGTCGTACCAGGACGACTTTTACCGTCGCCTGCGCGGGCTATAGCACCTAGGGCTGTAACCCGCCCAGGGTCGGAGACGGCCAGAGCAGTCTGGCCCACGTTGCCCGATGGGCGGGCAGCCAGCTAGAATTCTGTTAGAAAACGGAAAATATAGCACGTCAAGAGCTGCCCTATTGGTTGCCACGCTGACCGGGGCAGCCAGTACGCCTCCGAGGCCTACCAGGCCGCCCTGAACAAGGCCAAGCTGGGCTGCCCGATGATTGACGGCTACGACTGTTACCAGAACGTGCTGGCGGAGCGCGTCAACGGCATCCTCAAAGACGAATTCCTCTTCGTGCTGCCCGACGACCTGGCCCAGGCCCGCCTACTCGTGGACCAGGCTGTCAACCTCTACAACCAGCAACGACCCCACCTGGCGCTAAACTATCTGACGCCCAACAAAGCCCATCAGACAGGAATAAGGCAAGGGCCCCGCCGGAAAATCCGAGCGGGGCCCTTGCCTTATTTCTGTCAACAGTTAGCCGGACGGGTCAGGCCAGCAGCCTAGTTCAGCGTTGATGAGTACTGCTTCATAATCTGCCGGGCCTGCGCGAGGTTGGTATCGCGGGCGTTGACGGCCAGGTAGATGAATTTATCGCCCTCGGGCGAAAGCTTCAGCAGGTGCAGCTGGTCGGTGAGGGTGAGCAGGATGTCCTGCACCTTCTGGTTGAGCTTCAGCGCCGAGATGGCCTTGAGCTTGGCTTTTACCACTTCGGTGTTGTAGGCAGCGGCGGTTTCAATATCGAAGTCGGCAATATTGGTGTGGGAGGCCAGCGGCATCCCGGTTTCGACTTCCACTACGGCGACGGCCAGCAGGGTAGGCAGCTCGGCCAGAATGTCGTTGACGGTTTGCTTGGGGGTGGCGATAACGGATGACATACAGCAGTTGGGGGGTTAGGAGATGATGAAGGAGAAAACTGAAAAAGCGGAAGGCGGTCAGGCAGTATGCCGCCGCATGATTTCTTTGGCGATGCCCAGATTGGCGTCGGACGTATGGACGGCCAGAAAGCAGTACCATTTGCCGTTGCTCATTGGGCGCATGTGGTGAAGCTGGTCTTCGAGGATGACCGAGATATCCGTCAGCGGACCGCCGATCCAGGCCTTGGCGGCCAGGGCCACGTCCATGATGCGCAGCAGCTTGACATTGCGCAGGCTGATCTGATTGGGATTATAGGCAGTACTCACGGTGTAGGAGGCCACGACGCGGCCCGACTGCCTGTTGACCACGCAGGCCATGAGCATGTCCGGCAGGTCTTGCAACAGCCCTTCAATTATTGTTTTGGAGTACTTGGCCATTTCATCGTCTGTCTCTACAGTTATCTTCTTTAATGGCAGACGATTAAAAAAAGGTAGATTCATTGGACTAGGAAGCGAGTAGCGATAGCAGGACTACCGGTGGCTATGCTCTTTTAAGCTGATGCTGAGGTCTCGCTTCGCTGCTTCCTCTTATGACTCATGGATCAGAAGAGGAAGCAGGTCATTCGGGAAGCACACACGGCAGTACAAGGCTTGAGTTAAATCGGCTGGCTGGCCACTGAAAAAGCGTTGGGAAGCATGGATTTTGCAGCGGGCTTGCCATCTGCGAGCAGGTGGGTAGAACGCTGCGCCGCCCTCTACCCTCATTCAGCGCTTACTGCCGCTAAAACAGGGTGTCCCGAAATGAATGACAGCAGTTAGAACTGCCACCAGTGGCTTTTCCGCTGCTTGGCAAGCGCCAACCGGGGCAGCAGCGTCACGTTTTGCACGCTCCGGCCCTTTACCTGCAGCTCGTCTTCGCTGTAGCCGCCGTAGCCGACCTGTAGGGTCGAGGTGCGGTTGGTAGGTACGGCCAGGGAGTAGTTGCCCTGAATGTCGGTGCTGACGCCCCGGCCGCTTTCTTTATCAATCACGGTGGCGCCGACCAACGCGTGGCCGTTTTCGTCCAGAATACGTCCCGTTATGGTCGACATGCTGGCCAGGGCTGCCGTGGCTTCGGCGGCTTCCGTGGCCGCCGTCACTTCTTCAGCTGTAACCGGCTTGAGCACGCTGCTGCGCAAGGAAACAGCGGGGGTAGCCGAGCGATTGTTGCTGGCAAAGGCGGCGCCGCCTACCAGCCCGGCCACCAGCAGCATAGAGGCCGCGCGCTGCCGGAAACGTACCGGCTCAGTGCGAATCAGGTCGAACTGGTGCTGGAGCCAGCCTACTGGCCGCACATCGTGGCCTTTTTCTTTCAGGGTGTGGAAGCGCTGAAACGCTTCCACACCTTTGTCGGGGTTGGCCTTGAAATAGGTGTTGACCAGGTCGTTATTTTTACCTGACAAATCCCCGCGCAGATAGGCATCCCGGTAGCCAGGCAGCAGCTCCTGCGTGACCGGGTGGAATGGATGAGAAGTTAATGACATGTGTAGTTGGTGTAGGTGAAAAAAGTGTGAAGATGGCAGCCGGCACAGACGATTAACTTGTACTACGCCACAACATTACCGCGCAGGAGGCTGCTGTGGGGGGCTACTTGCTGAATAGGTGCAAACGCTGTGTGAACAGAGGCTCCACAAGAGCGGCCAGAATAAGTCGATGTATAACTGTTATTTACAAACTGTATATAAGCTGTTTGAAGCTGGGTAATCTGGGCGCGGCCATCAGCCATAGCAGCGAATACCGCGCTCTGAAAGGCCGTGCGCCGGGCGTAGAGGTTGGCGGCCGGGCCTTCGGTCAGCGTAGCTGGGGTCGTAATCAGGGCGACGTGGCCCAGGCCGGCGTTGGCCGCGTTCGGAGCCCACCCGTTAAATAACCCAGTCTATGGAATGGTGCCAGGGGCCGCGCACGGAGCGCTGGTTTGTTGAGCACGCACGAAAAGCCGGGCCGGGCCAGGGCTTTGGTATACGCCTCTGGCCCCTGCTGCACGTTATCCGGCAGCAGATACCCCTGCCAATCCGTGAATATTCAACGGTTTGCGAGGTCTGCTTTACTGGTAAGGTACCCCCGGCCCAGGCTGGATTCCAGCTCTTGTAGCATTGGACAAACACCCGCCGGCCGGCGTGGTAAAGCGCTTAATGAACGCCGGGCGGCAAGTATACCGGGCGGCGGCTCAGCTTGGCGCCAGCAGGCCGGATTCGGCGGGCAGCTCCCGCAGGGCCGTCTCTACGGCGGCCACGAGCTGCTGCAGGGCCACCAGGCGCGCCGTTTCCTGAGCGGGGTCGGCCGGCATCTCGAGCGCCGTTTCGAGGAGGTTCATGGGCCCGGTGGCCCCGGCTACGGCCAGCATGAGCAGGTTGGGCTTGATGTGGTGAAGCAGCTCGGCTACGCGCGTCCAGTCGCGGGTGCGGCCGGCGGCCTGCAGCTCGTGGAGGCGCGGGGGCATATGCTCCAGAAAGGAGTTAACCATGACCGCCACGTAGGCCGGGTGGCCGTGGGCTTCTTCGCGCAGGCGGGTCAGGTCGTAGGGGCGGGGGGCTACCGGCACGCCGGGCGGGGGCAGCAGCGCCACCAGCTTGGCATAGAGCGTTTCCTCAGCAAAGGGCTTGGCCAGGTAGTCGTTGAGGCCGGCCGCCAGGTATTTCTCGTTTTCGTCGCGGAAGGCATTGGCCGTCAGGGCCAGTACGGGCGTATTTGCCCGTACGGGGTCCGGGAGCTGCCGCAGCCGCCGGGTCACGTCCACTCCGTTCATGCCCGGCATCTGGATATCCATCAGCACCAGGTCGTACCCCTGGGTTTCGAGCTGGTGCAGCGTGGCCGGGCCGTCCACGGCCTCGTCCACCACCATGCCCCACTGCAGCAGGTGCAGGCGGGCCACGGCCCGGTTAGTGGGGTTATCCTCGGCCAGCAGCACGCGGGTGCCCCGCAGCTGGCCGGTGTCGAAGGCATCCGCCGTCTGGCCGGCCGGGATGGGCGCCTTGCGCAGCGGCAGCGTGAAGCCGAAGGTGCTGCCCACGCCGAGGGTGCTGGTCACGGTCAGCTCGCCGCCCAGCTGGGCCACCAGCGCCCGGCTGATGGTCAGCCCCAGCCCCGTACCCCCGAAGCGCCGGGTGGTGTCGGCGTTGGCCTGCGTGAAGCTCTCAAAGATGCGCGTCAGCGCCTCGGGTCCGATGCCGATGCCCGTGTCCTGCACCTCGAAGCGCATGGTGAACACCTCGTCGGTTTCTGCCAGCAGGGCCCCGCGCAGCGTGATGCTGCCGTGCGGGGTGAACTTGAGGGCGTTGGTGAGCAGGTTGAGTAGCACCTGGTTGAGGCGGAACGGGTCGCTGAGCACCCAGGGGCGGTCGGCGGTCAGCGGCTCAACATGAAAGGTGAGGCCCTGGGCCTGGGCCTGCAGGGCCAGCGGCATGACGGCCTGCTCCACCGAGTCGCAAAGGTTGAAGGCGAACTGTTCCAGCTCCAGCTTGCTGGAGTTGATTTTGGCCACGTCGAGCACGTCGTTCAGCACCCCCAGCAGGTGAGTGCCCGAGCTGCTGATGGTTTGCACGAACTCCTGCTGCTGGGCTGTGAGGCGGGTTTTGGCCAGCAGGGCGGCCATGCCCAGCACCCCGTTCATGGGCGTGCGGATTTCGTGGCTCATGTTGGCCAGGAAGTTTTCGCGGGCCGTGGTGGCAGCCTCGGCCGCGACCTGGGCCGCCTTGAGGGCCGTGATGTCGGTGCTCACGCCCAGCACCTGCGGCGCGGCGTCGGGACCAAAGGCCAGGGGGCTTTTGACGGTGTAGAACCAGCGTACGGTTCCGTCGGCCAGGGTGAGGCGGTCCTCGGTAGGCAGGGTCTGGCCGGTAGCCAGCACCCGCGCGTCGAGGGCGGCGTAGCTGGCCAGCTCGTCGGTGCGCAGCTGCTGCCCGGCCGGGGGCAGGTCGTCGATGCTGCCCAGCTGGGCCTGCAGGGTGCGCATGGCCTGGTTGGTAAAGTGAAACCGGCCCTCCTGGTCGCGCACGTATACCACGCTCTGCGTCGTGTCGAGCAGCCGCTGCGTAAACGCCTGCTGCTCGCGCAACCGGGCCTCGCTGGCCTGAACCGCATCTTCGGCCGCCACCCGGGCCGTGATATCTGTGCCGTAGCCGATGACGAACCGCAGCTGCCCGGCCTCGTCGAGCACTGGCTGGTACTGGCGCAGAAAGTGACGGGGCTGGTCGGTGGCCACATCCGTGGTGGTTTCCTGCCAGATCTGCGGCCGGCCTTCCTGCGTGACCTGCCGGAAATACCCGGCCCGGCGCTCGGCCACGGCGGCAGGCCAGCGCAGGTGGGCGGCCAGCTCGGCCGGGGTGCAACCCAGTAGGGCCCGGCGGGCGGCCGCGTCGGGCACAGTCTGGGCGTTCAGGAACAGGTAGCGGCCCCGCGGGTCGAGCACGACCATCTGGCTGGGCATGGTGTTGAGCACGGTTTCGTAGAAGGTGCGCTGCTCCTGCAGCTGCTCTTCGGCCCGGTAGCGGATGCTGATGTCCACCAGGTACAGGTTCACATATTGCTGCGCGGGCACGGGCCAGGCCACCACCTGGAAGTGGCGCCCCCCGGCGGGCAGCTCCTGCTCTTGCACCTGCTGCTCCCGCAGGGCGGCGTCGGCCAGCGCGTGCAGGCGGGCAGCCAGGTCGGCGGCCTCGGCGGCGGGCAGCGCGGTCCGGAGCGTGTCGGCGGCCTCGTTGGCAAACAGCCGCTCGCCGCCGGCCCCGAAGCGCACGATGGGATTGGGGTTCTGCTGGGGTATGCTGGAGATGTCGCGCAGCTCGCGCAGGGCCTGCTCGCGGGCCGTTACGTCGCGGGCGTAAATCAGGGTGCCAGCCGGCAGGGGCACGTAGTCGATTTCCAGGACGCGGCCATCGGTGAGAGGCATCAGGCTACGGTAACAGGGCTGGCCGGCGGCCCGCAGCTGCTCGCGCTGCCGGCCCTGCTCGGCGGGGTTCATCAGCAGGGGATAGGCGGCGGCCCGCAGCTCGGCCACCGGGCGGCCCCGCCACCACTGCGGGTCCTGGTCCGGTGGCAGGTTCCAGAGGGCGCAGTAGCGGGCATTGAGGAGCAGCACCTGGTCGTCGGCGTCCACGAGCAGCAGGCCGTCGGGCAGGTGGTCGGCCACCTGGGCCAGCAAGGGGTCGAGGGCGGGCGCAGGGGGGGGCGGGGTGGGGGTGGGGTTTTCCTCGGGCAGACGCGACACCCGGCGCAACTGCTCTTCGCCCTGGCGCAGGGCCGTCACATCGCGGCAGCTCAGCAGCCAACCCGTACCAGCGCCCGTTTCCACGGCCACGATGTCATGCTCCAGCACCCGGCCGCTGTGCAGGGGCAGCAAGCCATTGAGCTGGGGAACCGGAAACTCTCGGGCCTGGGCCAGCTCGGCAAAGTAGCCGGCTGGGTCGGCCACGCGCTCCACCACCATATTTACCAGCGTGGCCATGGACACGCCCAGCCACTGGCGGGCGGGCAGCGGCAGCTCCAGCAGGTGGCAATATTGGTCGTTGATGAGCGAGACGCGCAGGTGCTCGTCCAGCAGCAGTAAGCCTTCGCGCTGGTAGCCGGCTAGGCTGTGCAGGCGCTGGGTGGCGGTGGCTTCGGCCGTGCGGGCCTCGGCTTCGGCCGTGCGGGCCTGGCGCAGCTCCCGCTCCAGTTCGGCAATGCGCTGCTGCGCGCGGGGACTGGTTGCCCCGGCGGGGGGCGGCGAAGAAGCACGTTTCACAGCGGATGGGCAGGGAGGAGAATGAAACCGGAAGATACCGAATCAGCCGGCACAGGGGCAGGCCGGTTGCCGAGGGCTGGCCGCCAGCAGCCTGCGCGCTGAGGGTCCGGTAGCGCAGCAGCAAGGCCAGCAGTGAGAAGAGAAGCTCAAAACTGCAAAACCAATTCCCGAGGATACCCCGCACTTGCTGAACCGCCTCGTTTGTTGGCTGACTCCCGCTTCCGGCTGTGTCGGAAGTCTGGCCTGCCTGCTTGCCTACTGTGCCTGTCTTATGGAATTGTATGCGTAAAAACAGAAACCCCTGTTAAGTCCGTGGCGGCGGATTCTGGCGGGTGCGGGGCGTCTCAGAATACGGGCATTTTAAGAAATGCCCCGCCCGTGACAAAGCAGGGTTGGCATAAACAAGGCCATGCAGCTGCGTCAGGAAGCCGACCGGCTGTTGGCCGAGTCCTCGCAACCGGGTCCCTCACGCCAGGCGGCGGAACTGGTGTACGCCGTCGTATTGGTTCAACAGTCACTCAATAAAGTGGACGGCGGCCGCGTATTCGGCTTCTTCCCCCGTGTAGCCCTGGTCGGCATACGCCACTTCGACGTGCTGGCCCGTGACCTGCTGCACCTGCTCACACAGGGCGGCTACCTGCTCGCGGTCGGGTTCATTGGCTGGCGTGACCACGGCCGCCAGCAGATGGCCCAGTGTATCGACGGCCACATACACCTTGCGGCCCTTGCCTCGTTTGGCCCCTTCGTCGCCCGCCCGCGCCCCGCTTTCCGGCGTGCTTTGCAGCGTGCGCGCGTCCTGAATCACGGCCCTGGGGTCGGCGTGGCGGCCGGCCAACAGGCGCGCAAGCTCGCGTAAATCAACAACACCCTACAGGGGGAGCACGCTGCCCGGGGCGAGGCCGGAGCGGGGCGAGGTCAACCATGTTGGTTGCCGCCCCGGCGGGCCGGGCACCGGGCGCGGGCCGGACTACCGTTGATGCGGTAGCGCGTGGCTAAGCCTTGTAGGCTATCCTGGCTGTGTTGGATAGCGCGCCGTACTGCTGCCGTTGTGCGGGCGCTGCCGTGGAGCACTTGTCCCATGGATTCGTGCGAAATGCCAGCCCGGAAAATACACCATCACTCCTTGGGACTATACCCCTAACGGCCGCTCACCACGAGGCGCTCGGCGGCCACCTTGCGGCCGGCCGCATCGCGCAGCACCACGTAATAGAGGCCGGCCCCGAGCGCGGGCAACGCCACCCGGCCCGCATTTCCGGCCAACTGCGACTGGCTTACTAGCTGGCCGTTTTCGGCATAAGTAGTGAGCTGGCCGCCGCCGGGCAGGTTGCGGAAATCGAGGCGCGCCTCCTGGGCGGTGCCGGCGGGGGTGGGGTACACGTCGAGCTGGGCCACACCGGCCAGCTTGCCCACGGCCACGGCTACTACGGGCGAAAATGTTTCGCTGCCATCCACATCCACCTGCCGCAGGCGGTAGTACAGCAGGTTCACGCCCAGCGTGCCGGCTTCGGTATCGCGCAGCTGGTAGCTGCGGCGGCGGCTGCTACTGCCGGCGGCAGTCAGGCGACCCACGGGCTGGTAGAGCGTGCTGCCGTTGGCCAAGCGCTCCACTACGAAGTGACTGCTGTTTTTTTCCGACGCGGTGGTCCAGCGCAAATCGGTGGCGCTGCCGGTCCATTTGGCCTCGAAGCTGGTGAGTTCGACGGGCAAGGGGGATTGCTGCGAGAGCAAGGGCACATCCTCGGCGAAGGCGTAGTACACCCGTGTGCTGGAGAAAGCGGATAGGACGCCGGTCGCTTCGAGCGCAATGTACTGAAAGTCTCGCGAGGCCAGAAACGACACCCTATACCGGTCCGTCGAGCCGGCCAGTAAACTCACGTTAAGTAAAGCGGAACCTGTTTTGGTTTCGACAAGGTCCTTGTTAGCGTCGTAGGTGAGCAGGGTAAGGCGCTCGAGCGCGGCAACGTTGAGCAGCCCAGCGCCAAATTGAATGACCATGCCTACGCGGTTACCCGCGCGTCCAACGCCGTTGAGTTTGAGCCGCAGGCTAGGAGTGAAGGTAAGGAGCGCCGTTCCCGTGCTATTGAGGAGCGCGAAGTTATTAACATCCACGTCAGCTGCCCGCTCCGGGTTGTCTACTTTGGAAAGGGTGATTACATCCAACAAAACTGTAAGGGTTTGTGTAGGGCTGGCCAAGTACTGCTCGGGCGATGTAGGCGCCGCGAAAGTAGTGAGCACGGGATTTAAGCCCCCAAAGAATTGCGGCTGCAAGCCAAAGCCGTAGTAGATATTCAAATTATCAACGGCGGTAATCAGGCCCGTCCGTTGGATTCCGACTTCATCGAAGGGCAGGGTAGTCGGAAACGACACGTGGGCCCGGCCGCCCGGCAGCACAGTCAATTCCAAGAGGCCGGTGCCAGTTTTGGTTTGCTGTTGTACGCCATTGAGGTAGGTGGTCAGCCGCAAGCCGCTGAGTACGCCCACATCGAGCAGCCCCGCCTGCCCCACCACAAACCCGGCGTGGGAGCCGGCCGGTACGCCACCGGCCGGCACGTTCGCGAGCTTGGTACGGAGCGAGGGCTGGCAGCCCACGGTAAGCACGCTACGGAAGGTGGCGAAGTTGGTAGGGTCGAAGTCCGCCACACGCTCTGGGTTGTCCACGTCGGTGAACAGGCACAGCAAGCCCGTGTAGTCACGGGTGTTGTACTCAGCGCTGGTAGGCGCAGCAAATTTCGATAGGTAACCCGTTGCATAGGTTTGCACGCCCGGCCGCACCCCGTAAGCATAATAGATGTTGGTGGTATATAGCAGGCCCACCAGACTCTGAATCTCAATCTCCACGGCATCAAATGATTGGGACGACGAAAATTCCAGTTGCGTGGGGCGGTCTATGGCCAGCAACGCGGCCCGCACCAAGTCGGCACGCACCACTTTTTCTTCGCGCAGCTGGGGCGTG from Hymenobacter canadensis encodes the following:
- a CDS encoding integrase core domain-containing protein; protein product: MIDGYDCYQNVLAERVNGILKDEFLFVLPDDLAQARLLVDQAVNLYNQQRPHLALNYLTPNKAHQTGIRQGPRRKIRAGPLPYFCQQLAGRVRPAA
- a CDS encoding PAS domain-containing protein, producing the protein MKRASSPPPAGATSPRAQQRIAELERELRQARTAEAEARTAEATATQRLHSLAGYQREGLLLLDEHLRVSLINDQYCHLLELPLPARQWLGVSMATLVNMVVERVADPAGYFAELAQAREFPVPQLNGLLPLHSGRVLEHDIVAVETGAGTGWLLSCRDVTALRQGEEQLRRVSRLPEENPTPTPPPPAPALDPLLAQVADHLPDGLLLVDADDQVLLLNARYCALWNLPPDQDPQWWRGRPVAELRAAAYPLLMNPAEQGRQREQLRAAGQPCYRSLMPLTDGRVLEIDYVPLPAGTLIYARDVTAREQALRELRDISSIPQQNPNPIVRFGAGGERLFANEAADTLRTALPAAEAADLAARLHALADAALREQQVQEQELPAGGRHFQVVAWPVPAQQYVNLYLVDISIRYRAEEQLQEQRTFYETVLNTMPSQMVVLDPRGRYLFLNAQTVPDAAARRALLGCTPAELAAHLRWPAAVAERRAGYFRQVTQEGRPQIWQETTTDVATDQPRHFLRQYQPVLDEAGQLRFVIGYGTDITARVAAEDAVQASEARLREQQAFTQRLLDTTQSVVYVRDQEGRFHFTNQAMRTLQAQLGSIDDLPPAGQQLRTDELASYAALDARVLATGQTLPTEDRLTLADGTVRWFYTVKSPLAFGPDAAPQVLGVSTDITALKAAQVAAEAATTARENFLANMSHEIRTPMNGVLGMAALLAKTRLTAQQQEFVQTISSSGTHLLGVLNDVLDVAKINSSKLELEQFAFNLCDSVEQAVMPLALQAQAQGLTFHVEPLTADRPWVLSDPFRLNQVLLNLLTNALKFTPHGSITLRGALLAETDEVFTMRFEVQDTGIGIGPEALTRIFESFTQANADTTRRFGGTGLGLTISRALVAQLGGELTVTSTLGVGSTFGFTLPLRKAPIPAGQTADAFDTGQLRGTRVLLAEDNPTNRAVARLHLLQWGMVVDEAVDGPATLHQLETQGYDLVLMDIQMPGMNGVDVTRRLRQLPDPVRANTPVLALTANAFRDENEKYLAAGLNDYLAKPFAEETLYAKLVALLPPPGVPVAPRPYDLTRLREEAHGHPAYVAVMVNSFLEHMPPRLHELQAAGRTRDWTRVAELLHHIKPNLLMLAVAGATGPMNLLETALEMPADPAQETARLVALQQLVAAVETALRELPAESGLLAPS
- a CDS encoding carboxypeptidase-like regulatory domain-containing protein, producing the protein MSLTSHPFHPVTQELLPGYRDAYLRGDLSGKNNDLVNTYFKANPDKGVEAFQRFHTLKEKGHDVRPVGWLQHQFDLIRTEPVRFRQRAASMLLVAGLVGGAAFASNNRSATPAVSLRSSVLKPVTAEEVTAATEAAEATAALASMSTITGRILDENGHALVGATVIDKESGRGVSTDIQGNYSLAVPTNRTSTLQVGYGGYSEDELQVKGRSVQNVTLLPRLALAKQRKSHWWQF